ACACTCACGTGAATACACAGATATGCAACTTTTTGCAATACAccattttcaaggatgcagagcCTCCCTAAAAAGTTTATGCATTAATTTTGAGGGTGAactgtccaccattgctacactgatgttCGTAGTTCTATATGTGCTGCTCAACAGCTCAGCATGTTGAGCCCTGACTAGTAGTACCCATCCACACTCACATGAATACATAGATATACAACCCTTTGCAATGCACCGTTTTCAAGGATGCAGCATCCTTGAAAATTTTAAGCACCAACTTTGGGGTTGAACtatccaccattgctacactgatgttCGCAGTCTTGCATGTGCTGCCCAATAGCTCGGCACTGTTGAACCCTGTCCAGTCATATCATCCACACTCACGTCAATACACAAATATGCATCCTTTTGCAACGCactgttttcaaggatgcagagGACCACTGTCTCGTCAAGTCATGTCAGATGAAGCATAGGAATGTTGAATAGTCTTCACGTGAATAAATATGCAACCTCTTTTGCAATACACATCACCAACCCGATGTTGTAGCACCAGCTATAGTCATATCAAACCCCTTTAGCGAACCACATTTGCCAACAAACGCCACTGTTCAGCTAAGTCATGTTCGCAATTCCGTATGTGCTGCTCAATAGCTCGACACTATTTCACACACTGTCGAGTCATGTCATCTTTATTCACGTGAATACTTACCCTTACGTATAATCACATTCACGTGAATACTTACCCTTACATATAGTCACATTCACGTGAATACTTGCCCTTGCAAAACTCCTATATATAGTCACATTTACATCTACCCTTGCAAAACATCTACACATACCGATCTAAAATCACATTTTCCAATGTCAACGCACAATTGGATGCCACCTCATTTTTCAAATAACTATAGGAGGGAAAGAGATTTCGATGAGAGGGAATACTATGTCGGACTACGAGCGGGAGTAGGACTTCTGCATGAACGAGTCCAATGCTTTGCACTATGATCTCGTGTGACTCAGAGCGTCTCTTGTCGACCGTATCTCGCTCACACTGCCATGGTGAAACATGCACCAATATGAGTGTGCATTggctaaaattaaaaaggagAAATCTTATGCTACTCTGTAGATGCAGGTATCACATGCTACAACTTGCAGAAGAGCtggccaccaccaccaacaggCAACTCACTTCAGCAAAACGTAACAGTGTTCTCAGCTACAAGGACTACCTGTCAAGATGAATGCCTATATGGTGTGTGTATTATGTCTAGGTTTAAGTTAATAATGTTAGTGCCGTTAGTGTTCGATATGCAGTGCATGCATATTGTTAGCATCACGTAAGAATATTTAAGTTTTCTATGTTATGCGTGTAATAAATTGGTTTGATATGCCGTAGGTGCATATTGAAAAACATCCTGTGTGGGAATATTTAGCTTTTATGCGTTATGTGGGAATATTCAAGATTACGAATAAAGTGCATGCTTCTCACTATCAATAATAAGGTTTACATAATACAAATGCAACAACAGTGACACATATACAGCTAAAACATagttaagaaaaataattctCTAACAAAGTCCAATTACATCACGACATGATTACTCTTCATCTGACATCTCCACTTCTAACTGATAAGAAGGAGCAGTAATAAGTGATTGAATGTATCATACTTGCTCATACAACTTACACTCCACTAACTCTCTAATCTCAACTTGGGTCCGATATCGATTAAGACTTATCTTCATTcgattattttcttctcttatgcGGTTCAATGCTCTACGAAGTTCGTCGATCGTGTCTCTTGACATCTGCAATTCGAGTCGCTGAGGCACCAGCAACTTAGAACCGGCCAACTCATCATAGAATATTTCCTGTTCACAGAGTAACCAAGCCCACTCCTTGCAATACCCAGCAACGACTCATCGCAGTGAATACATTGCAAGGCCTATAGATAAAAGGGTTGCCAGAACCAAGCATTAACGTTAAATACAATAACATCAAATGATCGAGTTAATAGTGTGCATCAACTGTTGGTAAATAATGTATAGTTGCATAAGATGGTACATGACAAAGACATTCATACATTTGTGTACTATTACATGCTAAAAATGAAATGCTAACACTCACATTTGACTATAAACATTAGaagttgttgttaatgtctacaTGTTGTGTGCAATACATAACcttgttgttaatgtctgacaaatgatgattatgtacgttcaacttttgcaaatctaaagattaACTGTTCATTAGTTTCAGCAAATCTaaagattttcaatttttgtgaatAAAATTTACACCACCAAAGACCCAATATAACCCAATGTACACACATAACACTAATCACCCAAATTAGATTTGTTGTACATTTCTtgtagaaaatttaaagattgtcatttttactaattaaagTTTACAATACCAAACAACTAATATAACTCCAATGTACTCACATAACACTCATTCAAGAAAATACCAAAGCACAAGTAATACAACCTATCAAATGAAAATTCTTCTCTAACAAAAACATACATCATGGATGACAAACTTTTGTAACATCTAAAACTACTCTTTACCTACACCATAAAATTCTCTATGTacttcaaagaagaaaatgagtttCTCACCTGAGATGATAGAGAGATAACACCAACTTTCGGgaggaaattttgaaaatgaggaTAAGCTGATTTGAAAATGGGGAGATTCTGTTCTGGGTACTGAAGAGGTAAGTAGTGGCATAACTTGATTATACTAGAGTCGAGTATAAGTTACTAAACTCGATTTTCCCTTCATTGGGTTGAGCACACGACAAGAACACCTCAGGCGTGAACAGGTAATTTAAATTCCCTTAGTAACTTGATTTCAAAAGGATAGAGTTTATGAGTAACTCGGTTTCCCCATTGCCGAGTTCTAAATAGTACACCTGGAATATTTAATTGTCTGAAAGCCATGGTGGCAGTCCAGCGTGGCATCAACCTACCTAGAACTCGGCTTCGTAATAATCGAGTTTATTAAGTAACTCGATTTTAAGATAATCGAGTATCGAAACAGGGGCACGCCCctaaataattttgtaacagGGACATATTACCTAATTTTATGCTTAACAGAGGCAAAAGGCTAGAATCTCCCCAATTATCATACTGGTGCTTTAGATTTTCCTCGTTTTTGCAAAGAGATTTTGGCCTTGTTTTTGTGGTCTTCAAGGCACTGTcatcaatatattatatacaagtacaaattttcttattattgaAACTTTTGAGAAGCTATGGGCCAATGGCCTTAACTCATAATGAGGAACTACTCCATTGCTGATGATTAATACTTGGTAGGGACTCTAGTGGAATGATAAACTGTCCACTGCTGGGCTGTGCTTCAGTTTGAAGCAATCTTCATCCTTTATTAATGTAATAAACTTTCCATAATTGGCAATCACTCAAGCACTTATTTGAGGGATTTATAAATGGAAACTGTCCAATTCACATCTTTTAATAAACAATGATCAAACAATGTCCTGCATTATATGAAACAAATAGATTACTCATGAGTGCGCATCGTTTTTTTCTTAGGGacatctttttaaatttttagtacaGGCATTATAACATCTTTTCATTAACAACTCCCATCTACTTTGCCTTGTGCTGTTGCCTTTGGTTCCATACAAAGAGAGATATGCATATATTGTCCTTtcttttctatagtattttctaGATGCCACCATTATTGCATTGCATGGCAGCTCATTctaaatcaaagagaaaatactaaaactaTTTCTAATTTGATCACAAAAAGATTACATAGAGCATAGtgttttaaatgataaatttttagcATTAAGCAcaccaaatattaaaaataccCAAACATCAAATCTCTCAAAGGCCaacaaaatttagcatttggTACAATACATACACTTTTACTAATAGAAGTATATCGTGTGTACCAtgtgttactattatttttaatctttcttttcctcttctctCCCCTCTCACGTGTTGGTCTCTCATTCAATGGTTGaaaactttttcttcttttcttttttaactgtTACGCATTCGGGgataagttttttcttttttcttttttaataaaatgttgatcttattttaagttattttaatGGTGATGTGTTAAAAGTAAAAGATGCCATTTGGAATGTATTGTCAAATACTATGTTAATATAGATAAAGTAattgtataatatattaaaataaaattttttagaacGCCTAATGCTATTGCTCTAataatttgattataaaaatattacaaactaACTTAACAATGAATATAACTAGTATTACtttaacaagacaataaataaataattaaattatgtttattttaatagGTAATGTATTCTAAAGCTTATGTACTAAAAATACATAGTATGTTTAGCATTACTCAATCAAAGACAACTTTTGTTAAATAACAATTTCCTTTGGGATGTTCTCGAATTTGGTACTAATATCTAGTCCACCTATTAAACACACTTATAAGTTCAGAAGTTTaagaatttttattgtttttattatatcaaCCTGACTTAAGTGTTAGCCAATCCAAACTAtgatagactttttttttttttgagaaattgataGACTTTTAATTTGATGATTCATCTAATTCCGTAGGGGAAACAATTTTACTATGGTTGCGTAAGGATAAGGCAATAAGGCCAGGGCACGGCATCATTGAATAATTCCATTATAACTTTAGTGGGTAGGACACTTGAATCTACTTTTTGAGTAATAGGCATTTTGTATATATAGTGCAATGCTCACACGTCCCAgtatcatattttaattaatgtccACTCTACGATTTCCACAAATGAACCCACCCCAtcataaaacaaagaaaatgcaTTACCTTGTCAGCTAGACTTTACTGTCATGACCTGCCAAATGAAGTATATCATATCACTCGGCTACACCTTCATAAATAGGTTCCTTTGGCTACCAAACCATATACCCTTCAATATTGATCAAAGATGGGAGGACTGGTTGTTTATTTGGACACCATATTGGTTCCCTTCAGTCTCTTCCTTACAGCAGGTTACCATGTCTATCTATGGCTTAACTTCAAGAATAAGCCCTTTAGTACCACCATTGGAATCAATGAAATAAGGAGGAGAGCATGGTTTCTTGACATACAACAGGTAAACTCAAGTACTGCTTCATACTCATATGAGTCATATCCCTTAACGCTCATAATATATCCTAGTATATGTCAGTCATGGACAGAAGTAAAAGTAGCGTGGCTCCAATTATAACAAGTCATGTTAGcagttgtgaaaattattgtacCCCTAGCATTACTTTATGCTAATAATTATAACAAGTCATGTTagcaattgtaaaaaattattgtgcTCCTAGCATTACTTTTTgctaataattataataaaccATGTTAGCcattgtaaaaattattatgCCCCTAGCATTACCTCTTGCTAATAGGTGTTTTGCTATGCAGGGTGATGATAAGAAGGGTATGCTGGCTGTGCAAAGCTTGAGAAACACTCTAATGGCTACCTCATTCACTGCTTCAATAACAGTTCTTGTTAACGTGGCACTGGCAGCTCTAATCAACAATTCCTACAAAGCAAGCGAAACAAGCCACCTCTTTGACCACCCTATTTTTGGCTTGCAATCTGGTGGGATGTTTGCTGTAAAGTTTGGCTCAGCATCACTTCTTTTGTTGCTTAGCTTCTTGTGTAGCTCTATGTCCATTGGGTACCTAATCGATGCCAATTTCTTGATAAATGCTTCCGCTGAATTCGCATCATCTGAACACACACAAATCGTGCTAGAGCGAGGGTTCATGTTGGCTTTTATCGGTAGCCGACTTCTATGCATTACCATCCCTTTGTTGTTATGGCTGCTTGGTCCAGCGCTAGTTGCTTTGTCCTCAATGGCACTAGTTTGGTTGATgtatgaatttgattttttgggGAAATTCAAACAAGGTGACAAGCAAATTGGAGGTGAACAGAACATGTACGCATGATTTCAAATATGATATAAAGATGAAAAACTGAACTTgattggaagagagagagaaagggccAAGTTCATGATGGCAGAAAATTTCTCAAGCTTGAGTCAAAAACTTTATAATCATGTTCAAGCCTCGGTAGGTAAGATAAAACTTGAGCTTGACTGTGTATTACAATTGAAGACTTGAAGTTACAaggattttcttcttttataagaGGAATTGATATCATTGAAGTCATTTTAAGGTGAAGATATATTATGTCACCATAACATTAGTATATTAAATAGAATAATAAGATTCTAAATACCTTGTACcatgaataactttaaattatttataaaattacatctTAGTATGAAATGGTCTTTGTTTATTTCAAAACACAATATTTTGATTAAATGCTTCCGTCTCTATCttatgtctttctttcttttatcgtGTGTGTTTTATTAGTGGTGtcttttaagcaaaataagGAATCCTTTTAATAAGGTATTAAGATCCTGCTCATTTATAATTCTATTAGTGAAAGTGAGAGGAACCATTTCACAAATGAAAATTTAGTTTTCACAAATTACTATATCATTTAAAATAAGTTATTCCTAGGTTGTTTTTTCCTTAGCCTTCCAAATTACACAAAATATAgaggaataaaaaatgaagagtcgTTCAAGGCTTCAAGCTGTTAGTTAGTTATCTTAGACATGGATGCAATCAATGGCCCAATGAATAGAGAAAAACAAAGCTTAATACgaaaaattattcaatataaCTAAAGAACATTTGTTGAGGGGCGCAGCTTACATCTAGTGCTCCAGTGCATTGGACACATGTCTAAAAATGGACGCGTGTCACAATCGGTGTGGCTCCAGTGCACTAGAGCACTGGACATAAGCTGCAGCCTTTGTTGAGGGACAAAATGTTACAAGTATTAAAACTCAAAGTAAATGAGCCCTTAAAGATAGGAAATGCCCAATCCATGAGCCAAGACCCATTCAAAATGGGTAAAAGGAACCCCATGCCCATGAATGGGTAAGCCCTAGGCTtaagagaaggaagaaaaagtaAAGGACGTTTGGCCAAGCCCTTTGTAAGAGAAGCTCCCAAGGGGCCTAGAAAGAAACTGGACTTGGATACCTTGGAACTACCAGAATTAGGAAGGGGATTATCAGGAAGTGCTGGAAAGAATTAGCTGGGATTTGGACAGTTCAAGGAAGCATGCTCATGGACACAAGGAACGAAGAAAGACATGTCTCATCAGCCGCCCATAACTCAGAAGAAAAGTTTtggaaatagatggtgacttggGAATCAGCACCTGATGAAGGGAAGCCTAGTACCTCGGGAAAAGCAGGAAGGTGAACCATGAAGGACGGTGACTGAGTTTAACAGCGAGGAATCTACCTAtttgaagaaaaaggaaaaatggtaAGGCAGCCAAAAAGAGTTTCTGAAAAATCTCTCTAGAAGCCTTAAAGTTAGCCCCATCAAGACCCCTCAAAAGAGGAAGGTTAGTTGGAGACTCTTTGGAGGGAAACCTTAAAAGAAGAATAcaatgagaaaataaagaaatgatcAGCCACCAATGTTGCTGACACAACATTGGTTCAGTACCCAGTACAGCAAAAGGAGGGAATCAATGGCATATCAAAAACCCTAAGAATGTATTATAAAAGGAGGATCAAGTCATCAGCAAAAGGCATTTAGCAGCAATTAATCAAAGCAAAAAGGAGCATTAGAAAGACTCattaaaccacaaaaaaatagagaaaagagaaaggcaTTGTAAGGGATCCTATGATAAGTGCTTATGGATACACTTGGATTCAAGGGGATTCAAACCTCACAAGTCTTAGAAGCCTACAAACAGCTATCCAAGTCTGTgacttttgaacttatttgaacCTCATGATACATCCCAGTGAAAAGTAGGGTCCAATGtacaaaaaaactcaatataATGACATATCACTCTATTTTCTGAGGATCCTTGATGTTCTTacttacattttttataattttttactgTTCCTCAGccatttattttacaatatgtaTATGTTTGCATGTATGAATATATATGTGTTGTAGGGCTCATGTTTTGTGCACAAATTAGTTCGTAATCAGCCCAATATAGTTGCGGTGAACCAAACCCAATCCACCAACcaacaaatataatttcttgGGAGGCCTAGGATCCTCGTTACCACTTGGGCCTGGGTACTGTCCAAAAACAAGAACCCACGACATTAAAATGATCCTCTCAACCAATAAAAAGAATGTCTTTCtataaattgttaattttaaaaaatttacagcCATTGAAATAATTACTTGTATTGATCAAGAGGATCACATGTAGGATTCAATAGCCATGGGAGGGTACAATAATTTCTTCATTAATACGCAGTCATTTCCATGCTTATTAGTGTCAAGAACGGATAAAGATTGACTATGTTCACTTCTTTCTCTAATTCTCTCCAAGTTATGTGATAATCGTCACCTTGGTAACAACTAACAACTCTAGGGTTCAAGGGCTGGTGAGGGAGTTGGGTCATTTTGTGGGCCTCTTATTTCTTAGCCCACAATGCGCACGCTTGGGAGCTGGGATTCTTTCCAATAAGGCCGAGTTTGCTCATTATAGTTGGGCCACAAACCCCATAGGTACTTTGGGCATTATAAGAGGAAGATTCATCCAGGAGCTAAAGCAGCCTATTGTAGTTGGATCAAGCCCAACATGGTTTTCAAGCACCACCttctaaaataaaagatagtctttaatttttttttttttttttttaaatcggaTGATAAGCTtaattttactaattattttgtttaaaaaatacatgCATAAAAGTACAGTTATGTTAAGGAAAAATGCGTGAGTTAGAAGGGTTATatacttaattaaataaactaaaatgaaTAAACCAGATAACCCAAACTTTTCTTGGGTTCCtcattgcttttttttaaaaatgaataatataaaataaaattattcaaactGAAACAAAGAGAGCTCACATCTAAATCAAATCAGATTCTGAGACAAAGGAGATGAGAATTTTCTCGCAAGTTACAAGAAGAAGCCCAGCGAACAGCTAGTAAGTGAGCAAGAGAATTCCCTATGTTAGAAACATTATGGCCCAAGTGATTTGAATCAATTGTAAGCCTATATGCTTAtagacaaaataaattaatcttgGGTCAGTTTATAGGGTTAGTCTAGTGCATAAATTCTACATTTGATTCATTTATAATATGAAGTTCTTGATAGGCAATACGTGAGTGTCAAaggcttttaagttttaaccccTTTTATCTTATTTcatgcaaagtttttcaaaattaaagaaatagaACCTAATTAAGAGGGACCCAAAGTCAGCAATAATAGGAagaagctttaatgaatcatcCGGCATCCCCTTGAAGCATATCCCTCTTCCCTCATCATTTGGACAGCAAATTAACAAGGCATGTAGCAGCCTGGGCTTCAGCCCATAAAGAATATACCTTAATTATTTACATAGATTCCACACAGTGTGCCTATCCTTTATTGCTCAAAATCATGGATTTCTATTCAAGAACGACATAGAGAAGCCCACAGTTTGTTGCTTTGTGCTTTTGTGGAATTATCACTCCTTGTCCTTGttgctttgtgttttttttaacgttttttTGTGGGTGTCGATATCTTGACGATGACGTGCAAGAAAATCCGAGGCCAAGAGTTCAAGTTCAAGGGGTCCCTACTCCCTAGACCCTAGTACTCTAGTAGTAGAAAAAACAaatgtggaaaaagaaaaagttggcTCTTGTCAGTCTCGTCACTCTCGTGCACCTGGTGTATTCGGGTGAGCTAACTGTATATAGCATTCTATTATTGTTAATCtttaaaagcataaaaaaataaaaaggtttagCAAACTGTAATATCCataatcttttcttttggttttgattCAGACAAATTTTTCTGTACAAAgtcttctttttaattaataataccAACTCACCTAATCAAAGGTCCACACGGTCAATTACTTATATATTCAGTGGGGGAAAAATATCTAAGTAAACAAAAGTGGTTGAAGCAATATCAAGAATTAGCTTCTTATTTGATAATACCATGTTGAAATAATAAGAACAatatcaaaatagaaaaaggaacacggtagaatattatttttatttgagagataattttaatttatagcgTCTGTTTCTAATGGTTGTTCTTAATTGTGTATTGtatattttgcatattttttaccATCGAAATACAagagtaaattattattatataggcCTCAGCCAACTAATTACAGAAATAAATATCTCTAATTGATGATAAAAATCAATGATACATTAAATCATTGATTTTAGCTTAATCAGAGATAAACTGATATGGAGAACATATGCATAGTTGACGCtaacaaatttaatttatgaTCCTTCTTCGTACAAGACAAAGATATGAATCGTAAACAATTATAAGGCTTATACAATATGAAAATGGGAGATGTATATAATCAAATGCATAAACTAATTCTTATTACTTAACAATATTTTCATTTCAGACACCACAATTATATAAGaatcatttaaattaaattccCACCctgaaaatataataattgaagTTAATGTTTGATACATGCATCATTCCTCACATGGGATAATGATATGAGTTATACGCAGCTGTGAGACTTATACAATACAATAATACAAGATACATATAATCATATgcataaaataattcttattacTTAACAAGATTTTCATTTCAAACATCACAATTATATAAGAACCATTCAATTAAATTTCTGcccttaaaatataataattgaagCTAATGTTTGATATATGCATCATTCTTCACTCGAAATAAAGATATGagtcataaaaaaaagtgttttaccTTTATTATTGAGTGATTAACAAATTTGATAGAACATAAATGATTATCAAATTAGTGAATAGCTTCACATAATGATACACTCAAATAAAAAAGGTATAATGTTGTGTGGAGTGCATATACCTTAAAGTGAGTAGATTTGGAATATCACTAATGGATacttcttaattaattaatagtaaatgttaacaagcaccatcctatttaataaaaaattaaataaattggaGAAattgtataaagtattaaggacaaaatttagctacaaaaatGGTTGTAACCTAAatctacaaccttactcaatatctttttattggaagtgaattttgacaaatctatcattggattacatcttcttcttatatcctccatacttgcaaaatttctaaaaaattagaaatcaatagctatgtcatcaataaactttttaaattgcaagtttttgtaatttaaaattgtacataaaatataaacttttagatcatattgtaaataatatccgattgacataaaatttaacatgtatattaaaagcataaaaaacatgcaatttaacagttaaatttcaaaatatgtaatgatatttattttattgaataaagttGTAATCTTAagctacaatcaattttatagttattaattttgtaattaaactcTATCAAATATTAAAGCTCCAATTAGTTAAAGCTCCAATTATTTGTTCAACAGGGTCTAGACAAACAGCTTTTTTCACGTGGacaatatgacaaaaaaaatcGTTTAGCAAAGGAAGGAAGGTCCTATCTTTGCGTGGTGCCCAGGATATAGAGGACTAAACTTTATCTCTATTCCTTTGTCGTCTTCGTTTCTATTCAACTGtgctattattttattttggtttcatTTACTTGCTTGGAAAGGGCCCAAGAGTGAGCCACCATTTTTGTCTCTTAGCTTAAAGAATTCCCACTTTCACAACCCACGAGGGTCGAAAAGCCAATGTGGATATGTCATTtgtgaatgtgaatgtgaatgtgaatTCGAATGCCACATGCCCTATTCATACACCCCAGTCACACCTGGGATAGGTACATATTTTTCTTGCAGCCTCCAATAGAAATGTTTTGATGTTGAAAGGGGCTTGGTTGTTCAATTCTTGATTGACTCATCTTTACCCTCTTTTTCCAAGGCAATGTCCACGAAACTatactttctttcttcctttctctcttactttttttttattcatacttttctctttcttgagGGGGGTAGGTCATGAAATGacctatatatttttgtgtgtaGTGCGATGTGTAATCTGCTAAATATAGTTCTTTCACTTTCAACGATAGGGTGGTCCTTCCAACTTGCTTCCACTTGATGTttagttttttaagttttaatttcaaACCTTCCctttattattcaattaaatAACTTACTAACCATCTAGTTTAAAAATATCACACTTGGTGTCACAGATAGTCTACTCTAGGCTTATGCATGAATCTCCGGATTAATGTTAATTATTTACAATCAAgagtcttttatatatatatatatatatgatagaattttaatGAGGTCTGCTTTGAAAATTATGGGGGCTACATATGGACATCACTCtcagttatttattttatacatctattaataagaatttttacccttttttattGTAACATGTACATGATGCAAAAAATATTACCTACTCTATCTCTCTTAAACAGAGTACTTCTCCCTCTAAATTAAGTCATTTTTCAATCATCTTAAAACTTTCAATTTCGAAAAATTACTTGAAGGAGCTTGGGCCTAGTAGACCTATAGGAGCACATCAACCTACCCAATAAGTCAGTATGATAGAATATCTCAACTTGAATTGAGCTTCAATCCGAGCTCCATAAAAGATCCCAAGTTCTCACAACAAATGCTTGACTATTAAATCTTTCTCAATCATTGACCCAAAAAGACCTTAATTGTTAATTTGTCTGAGGATAACATAATTGCACATTCGATGGCATCTTCCACTTGAATGGTTGGTGATTTGATCCTCCtcgagaaaaaaacaaaaataaaaataaaaaaatcaccacatgttaCTAAATCTCCTTCTATCGGCATTTATTACATCCCACCAACCGTCAATTATATTTAAcgcaattgaatttttttcattcatctttAGTTTTGGAGACAGTAAAGgcatataatattttaactattaTTACCCTCCCACTTTTACACATTAAGATCTTCTATAGACTTACTATCAAAaccttttttgtcaactttcgTGGATTGGTCTTGGTTGTTAAAAGTATACTTTCTT
This genomic stretch from Castanea sativa cultivar Marrone di Chiusa Pesio chromosome 9, ASM4071231v1 harbors:
- the LOC142611007 gene encoding uncharacterized protein LOC142611007, whose translation is MGGLVVYLDTILVPFSLFLTAGYHVYLWLNFKNKPFSTTIGINEIRRRAWFLDIQQGDDKKGMLAVQSLRNTLMATSFTASITVLVNVALAALINNSYKASETSHLFDHPIFGLQSGGMFAVKFGSASLLLLLSFLCSSMSIGYLIDANFLINASAEFASSEHTQIVLERGFMLAFIGSRLLCITIPLLLWLLGPALVALSSMALVWLMYEFDFLGKFKQGDKQIGGEQNMYA